DNA sequence from the Nicotiana tomentosiformis chromosome 3, ASM39032v3, whole genome shotgun sequence genome:
attcaaatgaaattTGCTTACGTAGCAATTGAGCCTTAATTGCCATGACTATGATCAGGACCTTTTTCCAAGGTAAAGAATATTCACATGATGACTCACATGAATTAACAATGTGGTACAAACTTACACCTTTGTCATTTCCAATAAGGAGACAAATACTACATGCGAAAGATATGGAAAAGAATCATATCCTTACAGTGACTTGTCATACCGTCCAAATTGAATTCAATTCGGAGAAGGCCAATGTCAACCGCCTTACAGTAACCTACTTACAACAAGAGTACTAAGCGTGTTCCACATCGTGATTAATCCTCCAGTTAGTTTCCTTGGGAGCTCTATAAATAGGACATGCTTCCCCTTCAATCGGCACCAGTTGAATCATTCTCAAGCTACCATTAGGAAGCGCTAACTTCTCAGGTAAATTCTTTCTTTTGTTCTGCGCTtccttttgcttcttttttttcgtTCTTTGTTTCTGTTTTTGTAGGTCAAGAATAATAGGACAAGTTCTTGCATGAAGATGGTGACCTTAGGGCGTGAAAGGATGGGTACTCATCCTCGCTCAAATATCGGAGAGATTATTCTCAATGTGACCTGACTATTGGAAAGATTACTCTCAAGATGACccaactatcggagagattactctcaagttGGCCtaactatcagagagattattctcaatgtggcccgactatcggagagattactttcAAGATGACTCGACTATCTAATATTCATTCCCGTCCGAAAACCGGAGGCCATTTCATCCATTTAGACCTTTGTGCCCATTCTAATATTCTCGATTTGGAGTTTGATGACTTTTTTTTTATCCTTTGTAGCCCGAAGAGATGTCAAATTTCAGAGACTATATCTCACCTTCCTCCAAACTTAGATATCTCATAATCGAGACTGAAGATGGCATAGAACAAACCAAGCTTTTGGTTCACACCCCATAAGCTGGCCGGTATGCAGCCTCATGGCCTTCTTTGAGGAACTCGCTTCATGTAGAAAACTAGACCTTGGAGCACAAGTCTACTTCTAATCCATTGTCCAAGATGTGGTCTCTCCAAGCTCCAATCTATCACCACGTAAACATTGCTAGCACCCTTCCAAACTTAGGGCGTCGCATAATTCAAGGAGAAGTTGTTGGGGAAACACAGCAACAATCGAGGGTGAGTATCGTTATATTCCAGGATATTGGGAATGGGCTGAAGATATACTTGGTGGAAGCCAACAAACCTTGAGTACAACAAAGATTTATGATGCTGTCTATGCCTCACTTTTCACTTATGATCGAAACTCGAACATTTTGCAAGCATTTTGTGAGGCTTGGTACCCCAAGACGAACACTCTTCTTACATCAGTTGGGGAACTATCTATCTCTCTTTGGAACTTACATATCCTTGGAGTTCTGCCCATTATGGGTTTTCTGTACGAAGGAGTAGTACCTGAGACAAGAGAACTCATCGGTTTTGACGAAAAACAGATGAGATTTATTCCTCGATCTTGCGATTATTTATTAGCTGCCTTCCATCACCTTAAGGAAGGTACGAGTGTTAACCAAAAGGTCTCCTTGAGCAAGTGGACAAATTTTTGGTATAAGAAAGATTTAATATATAAACCTTCCCCActgcaaaaggaaaagaaatccgCGTGCCTAAATTTGACACATAATCCTAACGGAGTTATTCTCGAGATAACTAGGTGGTCGAGTGATCAAGAAGCTATATTCTCCAAGCTTAGAGTGAGGTTTGACAAGAAAGATGAAACATATATAGCAACATTCTTATCATGTTGGCTATGTGCTTCCTATAAGGCAGAGAACTTCATTCGTCCCGAGACTTTTAAGATGGCAAGCATGATGGCAAGCGGGCGAAAGACTAGCCTTGCGGTCCCAGTTTTGGCGAGTATTTATCATGGTTTGAATAAGATTTCTTGTTCTTCCCAACTTGATCAGGTTAAAGTTTATTTTTCCATCCATTATGTTTATGGCTGGCTTGCACATTATCTCAAAACCCATTATCCACTTGCTAAGGGTCTGTCTGTCCCTTTGGTGGTGGCATACTCAGGAGAGGGAGCCGCGAGGTACTTTGACAAGAAGGATGCAAGAAAGCGCATCCACAATGGAGAGGATATAGTTTGGACACCAACAATGTTAACTAATTCTCAtccttattattatgtggataacGAGGCCCCTCAAGAGTTGGAGTCAAATTACTTCATGAGCTTACGTTTTAACTACCTTCCTTTGAGGTATGATAACTCATTCATCATCGAGCCATATAGCCCACATAGATTTGGTCGTCAATTTGGGTTTTACCAGAACGTCTCCATTTTTTTGGAGAATGATATCCGTAGCGCCTCTCTAGATGAAGGACTCGGATTTTGGAGGATTTACACACTGTATCAGTCTATGTTATGTGCGGCATTTTTCCCAACGGGAGATCCTGTGGAGAAGCTTTTCTCCACCAATTATATGTCTTGATGGGAGAAAGCGCATGGGAAGTTTCTCGAGGATAATTTACAAGCTCTGGTAGACAATGTTGGGCTAAAATTTACTACTCCTTTAGTAGATGAAGATCAAGGTGTTGGAAAGCTGCTCTCAAAAGTCAAAGAGCTACCTACTCCAATCCCAAAAGTAGTTACCCAACATAAGAAAAGGAAGCTTAAATCCTCAAAGACAGCTTTGAAAGAGGTGGTGTGCACTTCAACAGATATAGAGAAACAGTTCTTCCATTTAGCACACGAGTTCCTCACGATACAAGCCAGAGTACCAATGAAGATCAAAATTGGAAAAGGAAACGGCCTAACCCAGTAGAGATCGTAGAGGTTCCAAGTGTTGATAGTCCCTCAAGAACGCATACAACTTGTAACAAAGAGGTAAAATACAGTCACCTCACCTTTTCCCCTTCTTTTGTTTTGAACAAATAGCTTCACTAAACATTACTTACTTTCTTTGCCTTTTCCTTATGCAGTTAAATGCCGTTGGTCATCCGATGGTGTCCCCACATGACAAGCTACAAGTGATGATGAATCTATTAGAGGGCCTACGTCTAAGGTGAAGACGTTTTCAAAGGCATCATCTCTTCCTCATGAAAAAGCCCTAAAAAGACAAACTCCAAATGGGATAACTCGCGTTCCACCAATGACAAATGCAACAGTATCTATTTTTGAAAGAAAGAGCATTGTCTTTAATCGCAAAAAGGAATTCATCTTTAGACTTTGGAAGGATACTTGCAATAGACTCTCCAAAACTCGTGCAGAATTGCTCTCATCTTATAGGGAGCAAATCAATGAGatttttgaggatatgaaaaAGGCGAATATTTTGGATCTTGCTGCTTTATATGACCTAGAGCAATCTAATTTGGCTGATAAGACGAGTGCAGATAAGAAGCAAGAGCTGATTTCCAAAGCTAAGGAGCATCTCGAATTGTTCAAACTTGAAGCAAGTGAGAAATTCAAAAAAGTTTCCTCTAGTGAAAAGAAACTGAAGAGAGTTGTGAAGAAGTTGCAGACATTACAACAAGAGAGGGAGAATCTCGAAGGTGGTATAGAAGCGACTCAAAAGGAGATTGAAGAGATTCAAGCAAAAGTTTCAGCTGCCGAGACTGAGGTCTCTTCATATGACAACGTAGATTTGCTGACTGTTGATGATTCGGCCAAtctggaggagaagaagaagaacctGGAAATTAGATGTCAAGAATTGATCAACTACAAGTTCTGTTTAGATTAGACTATCGGCATTATCTCCCCTTTTATCTTTATGTTAGATTGACCTAGTGGATatttatttcatcttaaataagaTTGCTAAGATTGCTTCCCTTTTGCTTTATATTGTCCGACTTTTATCTTAGTCGCATAATTTTCAGCTTTACGCGCTCAAAAGATTCATATCTTGTCGTGGGAGAGTCCAAATAATGAACCGTTTGATTTATCGAAAATTAGACTTCAATATCTAAAATATATCCAAAACTTAGAATCAAACATCTTCAGAATAGCCCCAGATAATATTTTAAAACCAACTTTAGATTCCACCACGTTGAAAATTTCAGATATGTACAGTCTCACCAAAAAGATCATATCTTGGTGTAGAAAAGCCAAAATCATGAACCGTTTGATTTTTTGGAAACTTAACTTATAAATATATAACATATTCAAAATGCAAAAGTTAATGCCttaaggatagtttcagattATAGTTCGAAATCAATATTAAATGCTGATACGACGTCGATTTTAGATTTGCGCAACTTCACCAAAACTTTTGTATCTTAATGTAGGAACGTCGAAATTATGAACTTTTTGATTTCTTGGAAACTAaacttaaaaatataaaaatatacaaaatataaaatttaatgcCTTAAGGATAGTTTCGGATGATATTCGAGGTCGACTTTGGTTTCTAATATGCCGACGGTTCCAAATTAGCGCGACTTCACCAAAATTTTTGTATCTTGGTGTGGAAACCTCGAGATCGCAAGACTTTTTTAATTTCCAGAAATTGAAATTCAAGATCTTTATTCTCACCAAATATCTTAGGTTCAAGTCTCACTGAATTTTGAAATGCCGTGCCAGGTAATCTTCCTTCTTATACTTGTGTTCCCTTCTGAcgtctctcttttcttttcttttttttccttttttagggaAGTGAGCGGATATGAAGACCAACAAACTTGAAAGTTATGCGAactctttgttttatttttttatgtcctaacttttttctaggccgcctctttcgaggttttcagcCTAGCGTAGTCTTTGTTTTTGGTGGTGGGCCGCACACAAtttagactcatgcgggccaggagtgtaggagcatgcagtttaggctcatgcttCAAGGAGCattgcaacttcaaggataatacttcttaaaaaacttgtaagccccacttgagtaagcttcttgtacgacaTATAGCctatcccattttgaagtgaacttccctacaggtttatgggaagtaataataGGTCTTCGTAcggcaaggacttgatctcctacttgaaaggatctcgggcgaactcttttattgaaggcgcgagacaatcaagcttgataacattcaagactctgttgagcttccaacctcttctcatcaagagcctccaatTCTGCTAATCGAAGTCGGGCATTTTTttcatcagtgatcccttcttgaatagctaatcgtaatgaaggtatttgatgctcgagtggcaagacgaCTTTGACTCCATAAACGAGTGCATATGGGGTCACTTATGTTGGCGTGCGGTGAGTTGTCCTATATGCCCACATAGCCTCTTCTATACGGTCATGCCAATCccgtttggatttggagacgactttctttaacaagttgcatagagtcttgTTGAATACCCTGGCTAGACCATTGACGGCAACATTGTACATAGAAGAGTCACATTGCTTGAAACCAAAGAattcacaaatcttgttcatcaacctattgtcGAACGACTtgccattatccgttattatgtaacgaggaatgccaaagGGATAGATAATGTTTACTtggatgaaacttgcaacattttccttctttacttccttaagagcaacaacttcagcccattttgagaagtagtcagttgcatccaagatgtataggtgcccaccAAAGGACAttggcagtggtccaacaacatccaatccccaagcgtcaaacgGCCAGGATGCAATAGTCGGGTGCaacacttcaggaggttgatgGATAAAATTCAcatggaattgacaagccttgTATATTCGAGtgtagtccaagcaatcttttaccatcgttggccaataatatcccatcctttttatatgaaagtggagctttggtccatactggtgtgacccacataccccagaatgtgcTTCTTGCAAAGCTTGGACTGCTTCATCTTCCACTAAGCATCGCAAGATTACTACCTCAAATGACCTTttgtatagagtatctttgtagtaaaggaagcgaggtgcatggcgacggatttcagtccttctcctcggattttctggaagtatcccataACTTAAGTAGTCGATGATGGGTTGTCTCCATTCTTCCTTCTCAATTTCAGAAATAGCAACAAGATGCTCaagttcattttcttcactttcACCCTCATTTGGTGgtggtactacccatttttggcagatagtaacttgcgcttgatctGATAAggttaacgatgaagctagggcagctaaagcatcaaccttcttgttttctttaCTAGGCACATGTTGAATAGTTACGTCACCTAGCCACCCCATTAATATTTTAGCGTAATCATGATATGGGAGTAGTTCAGGTTTCTTGACCTCATAACTACCTAAAAGCTAGTTGATCACTAACTGAGAGTCACCAAATACTTGCAACTACAATCGCTTCATTTAGacaaccatttcaagcctaagtaTTAATGCTTGATACTTAGCAACGTTGTTAGAGCAGAGTTGTGTCAACGTAAAAGAGTAGGGCAGAACTTCGCCTTGAGAGGTGACAAATACTATGCTAGCACCAGCCCTTCGTGATGTGCAGCACCAttaaagtacatcttccatggaggttgaacttcaatgaccattgcgtcctcatcaagtagttcgtcagttagctcccaatcattaggtatagggtgatctgccaagaagtaTGCTAACGCTtgtccttttatagccttttgagggatgtacacaATTTTAGATTGTTGAAATTAGAGGTACCACCttgctagtcgatcactaaggataggttttgacatcacaAACTTGATGGGATTTTCTCTAGAAATAAGACGAACGACATGAGCTttaaagtagtgcttcaacttttggatTGAGAAGACTAGTGCCAAACATAAATTTTCGATTGGCAAATAATTCAGctcatttggtgtcatcatcctgctcaagtagtaaatggagttttctttctttcactattttcttgggccaacaacgctccaacatacctttcttgtgctgaaatatatagtatTAATGGCTTTACAGGTATAGGGGCTTCCAAAAccggaggcttcatcaagtaagttttgatgctttcaaaggcattgctacaagCTTGGTCCCACTTGAAAGGAACGCCTATCTTCATGAGGAGACTGGatggttggcacctcccagctaggtttgagatgaatctcctaaggtatgctagctttccttgcaaacttttcaattcatgaatatcgCGAGGCTCAGGCATCTTCAAAATGGCAtccactttggcttgatcaatttttATCCATCgatgtcggacaatgaaaccaaagaactttccagaagtaactctaaaggcacatttcaatggattcacCCTAAGTTGGTACCTCTGGAGCAGCTCAAACACCATTCTGAAGTATTTCAATTGGTCGCTCTTctctcttgattttaccaccaagtcgtcaacataACATTCGACATTCTTGTGGAAAAgatcataaaaaatattttgtatATCCCTTTGATAAGTAGCGCCAGCATTTTTCAatccaaaaggcattaccttgtagcaataaatacccttaGGGGTacggaatgcagtaagctcttcatcttttggcgCCATAcaaatttggttatagcccgatGAACCGTCCATAAATGACATTGCCTCATACCCAGTAGTAGCAGCGATCATCAGCTCTGGAATAGGAAGTGAGAATTCATCTTTCGGACACACATTGTTGAGATCTCTGAAGTCAacgcacacccgaatatggccattcttcttccttacagggacaatacttgagacccatgttgggtatttaacttcacaaATAAAGCcagcttcaatgagtttgttaacttcactTTCGATCACGGGAACCAAGTATGGCCTAAAGCGCATTTGGACTTACTTAATAGGACGAGCACCATTCTTAACTGTAAGGTGATGAACTActactttagggtccaagccaggcatctctttgtaactccaagcaaagacatcctTGAACTCCTTAACTAACTCgatataagtgctttcttcatcgattgctagtaaagcacttaggtatGTGGGCCTTGGTTCTTCATCTATgtcaaggttaacttcttttaaggcatcaatcattgccttcaccccttcttcaagttcCGGGGGAGCATCTTTCGCTTCTTTATCTTCTTGAGGGTCCCAAtcattgaaggatatgtgataacacggtGAAATATCCTCCAATTTCTCGTCATTCTCCATTAGAGATGAAACACCATGCTCGCCTTGTgcagtaacatgatacgaagaacccacactttaTTCGTCTTCATCACATTATTTAGTGTAGACCATATTGTATGTCTTCACCTTTAGTACCTCCTCACATGAAGCCCTGACTTTTGTTTGTCGC
Encoded proteins:
- the LOC138907809 gene encoding uncharacterized protein; amino-acid sequence: MTNATVSIFERKSIVFNRKKEFIFRLWKDTCNRLSKTRAELLSSYREQINEIFEDMKKANILDLAALYDLEQSNLADKTSADKKQELISKAKEHLELFKLEASEKFKKVSSSEKKLKRVVKKLQTLQQERENLEGGIEATQKEIEEIQAKVSAAETEVSSYDNVDLLTVDDSANLEEKKKNLEIRCQELINYKFCLD